A stretch of DNA from Candidatus Desulfatibia profunda:
TCTTGTGCATCTCGAACAGTAACGGTCTCCCAAGACTCCTTTTGGGCAAAAAATTCTTTAAGAAAGGCATGGTTAAAGGCATGACCGGATTTTTCCGCCACTATGTGGCCTAAAATCGGCATGCCGAGAAGGGAAAAATCGCCGATACAGTCGAGAATTTTATGCCGCACAAACTCGTTCTGATACCGCAATCCCCCCTCATTGACAACCTTATGACGGTCAATGGCAATAACATTTTCAAGGGATACGCCCTTTGCCAGCCCGTATTGTTTCAGATAGTCATACTCATGGAGAAAACCGAATGTTCTGGCTTTGCAGATCTCACGTTCAAAAGTGCGGTCCGACAGATTCACCGAATAGGTTTGCCTTTTAATCAGGTCATGATCATACTCGATGGTGCAGGTTATTTTAAACGCTGAACAGGGATAGACGCCAACGAATTTCCCGTCTTTTTTTAG
This window harbors:
- a CDS encoding UDP-3-O-acyl-N-acetylglucosamine deacetylase, coding for MHHQQRTIAKPVTCSGVGIHSGKKVNVTIKPAPSNYGIKFIRTDLPDCPSISAHFNMVVDTSLATVIGIDGFIVSTIEHLMACLAGLSIDNALVEVDTYEMPIMDGSAGPFTKLIKATGIKEQDAPRYCFVIKEPIKLKKDGKFVGVYPCSAFKITCTIEYDHDLIKRQTYSVNLSDRTFEREICKARTFGFLHEYDYLKQYGLAKGVSLENVIAIDRHKVVNEGGLRYQNEFVRHKILDCIGDFSLLGMPILGHIVAEKSGHAFNHAFLKEFFAQKESWETVTVRDAQDLAPFQPKSLAI